The Microcebus murinus isolate Inina chromosome 4, M.murinus_Inina_mat1.0, whole genome shotgun sequence genome has a segment encoding these proteins:
- the RTN3 gene encoding reticulon-3 isoform X1 has protein sequence MAEPSAATQSPSISSSSSGAEPSAPGGGGSPGACPALGAKSCGSSCADSFVSSSSSQPVSLFSTSQEGLTSLCSDAPPSEIMTSSFLSSSEIYNTDLTTLHGEKSEILASQPFLDMKGKDHLALSDTKKMEKPQGTSSNIANSTVSLAAGVHCNHPSIPASFLEHSAFPSKEVGQIEEQINKDQESRNPNEVPSKEDKTALDANDRFTLLTAQKPPTELSKAENVCTYSLSPTKVSGGGVIEKDSPESPFEIIIDKAAFDKEFKDSYKENTNGFGSWSVNTDRESSEDISETNDKVFPLRNKEAGRYPISALFTRQFSHTTAALEEVSRCVNDMHNFTNEILTWDLVPQVKQQTDKSNDHIAKTTGLDMSKCNSEIPVVSLKTNTLQKIPVCSINGNTPITKSTGDWAETSLPQENAIVGKPIPDDVNSTKEVIIKGMQGIVQKSNGTLSELPGPPFERCVSLGSGVVTAKVDFPDDHLKDEMNWQSPVMGEITEVDSSGESDDTVIEDITADILFENNKIHTEKPVSIVSVVVKTGEREIKEIPNGKRENFEELVSDSEPCQVQPDIFGRSAVGEEACSQVPNTNVSSEDVNQSDSMSEVAPEKPVATENPTLTSIASPDVFNEKEFSLNVTSSAYLKSLHGKNVKDIDDSSPEDLIAAFTEIREKGTIDKGEGNAFEAISEQRTDIKTTLPVEILHESKSSGSEIKDIRSKYNKQSKETNGSELLSVFPTRGGLVASLDLEQEQLTIKALEELGERQAEKSQHEVESPSEEILKPTFTFTAEWPQRSCDILEHTDVKTGSDLGISRKPPAIKETTRVDIISNLSKTELVNKHVLVRLLTDFSVHDLIFWRDVKKTGFVFGTTLIMLLSLAAFSVISVVSYLILALLSVTISFRVYKSVIQAVQKSEEGHPFKAYLDVDITLSSEAFHNYVNAAMVHINRALKLIIRLFLVEDLVDSLKLAVFMWLMTYVGAVFNGITLLILAELLIFSVPIVYEKYKTQIDHYVGIARDQTKSIVEKIQAKLPGIAKKKAE, from the exons AGGGATTGACCTCTCTTTGCTCTGATGCACCACCTTCAGAAATtatgacttcttcctttctttcatcttctGAAATATATAACACTGACCTTACAACACTACATGGAGAAAAAAGCGAAATACTAGCAAGCCAGCCCTTTTTAGACATGAAAGGAAAAGACCACTTGGCTCTTTCAGATACGAAAAAGATGGAAAAGCCTCAGGGGACCAGCAGTAACATAGCAAACTCTACAGTTTCTCTTGCAGCAGGAGTTCACTGTAACCATCCTTCCATTCCGGCCAGTTTCCTAGAGCATTCTGCTTTTCCCTCAAAGGAAGTTGGTCAAATagaagagcaaataaataaagaccAAGAGTCCAGGAACCCAAATGAGGTACCAAGTAAAGAGGATAAAACTGCATTGGATGCTAATGACAGATTCACTTTGCTAACAGCCCAGAAACCCCCGACTGAGCTGTCTAAGGCAGAAAACGTTTGTACATATTCTTTGTCCCCAACCAAAGTTTCAGGAGGTGGTGTTATTGAAAAGGATTCCCCTGAATCgccatttgaaataattattgacAAAGCAGCATTTGACAAAGAATTTAAAGACTCATATAAAGAGAACACAAATGGTTTTGGTAGCTGGTCAGTGAACACTGATAGAGAGTCATCCGAAGACATTTCAGAGACTAATGACAAAGTATTTCCACTGAGAAATAAAGAGGCAGGGCGTTACCCCATCTCTGCATTGTTCACAAGACAGTTTTCACACACAACTGCAGCACTGGAAGAGGTGTCTAGATGTGTGAATGATATGCATAACTTTACTAATGAAATATTGACTTGGGATTTGGTTCCTCAAGTGAAACAACAGACTGATAAATCTAATGACCACATCGCAAAAACTACGGGACTTGACATGAGTAAATGTAATTCAGAAATTCCAGTTGTAAGTCTTAAAACTAACACTCTTCAGAAAATTCCTGTATGTTCTATTAATGGGAACACTCCCATCACTAAATCAACAGGTGATTGGGCAGAAACATCTCTTCCACAAGAAAATGCTATTGTTGGAAAACCTATACCAGATGATGTCAATTCCACAAAGGAAGTCATTATCAAAGGCATGCAAGGCATTGTGCAGAAATCTAATGGCACGCTTTCAGAGTTACCTGGGCCACCATTTGAGAGATGTGTTTCTTTGGGTTCTGGAGTGGTGACAGCGAAAGTAGATTTCCCTGATGACCACCTGAAAGATGAAATGAACTGGCAGAGCCCTGTGATGGGAGAAATCACAGAGGTTGATAGTTCTGGTGAATCCGATGACACAGTAATAGAGGATATTACAGCAGATATATtgtttgaaaataacaaaattcacACTGAAAAACCAGTTTCCATTGTAAGTGTGGTTGTAAAAACAGgtgaaagagaaatcaaagagaTTCCCAATGGTAAGAGGGAAAACTTTGAAGAGTTGGTTAGTGACTCTGAGCCATGTCAAGTTCAGCCTGATATTTTTGGAAGGAGTGCAGTCGGTGAGGAGGCATGTTCACAAGTACCCAATACAAATGTCTCATCAGAAGATGTAAATCAGTCAGATAGTATGAGTGAAGTTGCTCCTGAAAAGCCTGTTGCAACTGAGAACCCCACACTTACTTCAATAGCATCTCCAGATGTTTTTAATGAGAAGGAATTCTCACTAAATGTGACATCTTCTGCCTATTTGAAGTCATTACATgggaaaaatgttaaagatataGATGATTCCTCCCCAGAGGACTTGATAGCAGCCTTTACAGaaatcagagagaaaggaaccatAGATAAAGGTGAAGGAAATGCCTTTGAAGCAATATCAGAGCAGAGGACAGACATTAAAACGACTCTTCCTGTAGAAATTTTGCATGAAAGTAAGTCAAGTGGTTCTGAAATTAAAGACATTAGAAGCAAATACAACAAAcagagcaaagaaacaaatggaagtgAGCTTCTGAGTGTTTTCCCTACCCGAGGTGGTCTGGTAGCATCTCTTGACTTAGAACAGGAACAGCTCACAATCAAAGCCCTTGAAGAATTAGGTGAAAGACAGGCTGAGAAGTCACAGCATGAAGTAGAATCTCCTTCTGAAGAAATACTCAAGCCAACTTTCACATTCACTGCAGAATGGCCACAAAGATCATGCGACATCCTAGAACATACAGATGTCAAGACCGGATCTGATCTTGGGATTTCCAGAAAGCCCCCCGCTATCAAAGAAACTACTAGGGTAGATATTATTTCCAACCTTAGCAAGACTGAGCTGGTAAACAAGCATGTCCTAGTGAGACTTCTGACAGACTTCTCAG TGCACGATCTGATTTTCTGGCGAGATGTGAAGAAGACTGGATTTGTCTTTGGCACCACACTGATCATGCTGCTTTCCCTGGCAGCTTTCAGTGTCATCAGTGTGGTTTCTTACCTCATCCTGGCTCTTCTCTCGGTCACTATCAGCTTCAGGGTCTACAAATCTGTCATCCAGGCTGTACAGAAGTCAGAAGAAGGCCATCCATTCAA AGCCTACCTGGATGTAGACATTACTCTGTCCTCGGAAGCTTTCCATAATTATGTGAACGCTGCCATGGTGCACATCAACAGGGCCCTGAAACTCATTATTCGTCTTTTTCTGGTGGAAGATCTGGTTGACTCCTTGAAG CTGGCTGTCTTCATGTGGCTCATGACCTATGTTGGTGCCGTTTTTAATGGAATCACCCTTCTGATTCTTG CGGAACTGCTCATTTTCAGTGTCCCAATTGTTTATGAGAAGTACAAG ACCCAGATTGATCACTATGTTGGCATTGCCCGGGATCAGACCAAGTCAATTGTTGAAAA GATCCAAGCAAAACTCCCTGGAATCGCCAAAAAAAAGGCAGAATAA
- the ZFTA gene encoding zinc finger translocation-associated protein, translating to MEPGGDHRSRSGGGRGGPGPAVASARGRRLPPAGSSGGAEPDEDEGGQDLQLEGGALGSWGSAPLPSSRARGPASSGRKYSDHCEARASRPGKSRIPGRDHRRYYHDHWRLEYLMDFNPARHGMVCMVCGSSLATLKLSTIKRHIRQKHPYSLHWSPREKEVISNSWDAHLGLGACGEAEGLGVQGAEEEEEEEEEEEEEGASLPACPPKGPGKAPAGGGCRRQRRGGPVAPRARRLRLSASRRAGGSRGLGARRLERRLKESLQNWFRAECLMDYDPRGNRLVCMACGRALPSLHLDDIRAHVLEVHPSSLGLSGPQRSALLQAWGGQPAALSELTQSPADDDLVPQDLTRKSRDSAPAAGAPSSQDLSPPDVKEEAGWVPERPGPAEEEELEEGEGERVGVPGGSPRGRDHRRHYQERWRLEYLMELDGGRRGLVCMVCGGALASLKMSTIKRHIRRRHPGSTRLSGPVKARIAQEWSEKAAHLLALGLPCPASPRGPAAPGTAAASEEGGGDEEEPEEEWWGDVPLSPGAPLEPAAEEEEDDDDSQEAGGLVLPLPPPPPPPPPPPRSREQRRNYQPRWRGEYLMDYDGSRRGLVCMVCGGALATLKVSTIKRHILQVHPFSMDFTPEERQTILEAYEEAALRCYGHEGFGPPAPAPRDGGADLKPGAVCRA from the exons GGCAAGATCTTCAGCTGGAAGGGGGTGCCTTGGGGTCCTGGGGGAGTGCCCCCCTGCCCTCCTCTAGGGCCAGGGGACCAGCATCTTCAGGCAGGAAATACTCAGACCACTGTGAGGCCCGGGCCTCGAGACCTGGAAAGAGCCGCATCCCTGGCCGTGACCACCGGCGCTACTACCATGACCACTGGCGGCTGGAGTACCTGATGGACTTCAACCCTGCGAGGCATGGCATGGTGTGCATGGTGTGCGGCAGCTCCCTGGCCACCCTCAAGCTCAGCACCATCAAGCGGCACATCCGCCAAAAGCACCCCTACTCCCTGCATTGGAGTCCCCGGGAGAAAGAAGTCATCAGCAACAGCTGGGATGcccacctggggctgggggcctgtGGAGAGGCTGAGGGCCTGGGGGTCCagggggctgaggaggaggaggaggaagaggaagaagaggaggaggagggggccagCCTCCCAGCTTGCCCGCCCAAGGGCCCAG GCAAAGCCCCAGCTGGTGGGGGCTGCCGGCGCCAGCGGCGAGGGGGCCCAGTGGCACCCCGGGCTCGGCGTCTGCGCCTCTCAGCTTCCCGGAGGGCCGGGggcagcagggggctgggggcccGGCGCCTGGAGAGGAGGCTGAAGGAGTCCCTGCAGAACTGGTTCCGGGCAGAGTGTCTCATGGACTATGACCCGCGGGGGAACCGGCTGGTGTGCATGGCCTGTGGCCGGGCACTGCCCAGCCTGCACCTGGACGACATCCGTGCCCACGTGCTGGAGGTGCACCCcagctctctggggctcagcggcCCCCAGCGCAGTGCCCTGCTGCAGGCCTGGGGTGGCCAGCCTGCGGCACTGTCTGAGCTCACCCAGTCCCCAGCAG ACGACGACCTCGTCCCCCAGGACCTGACCAGAAAGAGCCGGGACTCGGCCCCCGCTGCTGGAGCCCCCTCCTCTCAGGATCTCAGCCCCCCAGACGTAAAGGAAGAGGCTGGCTGGGTCCCTGAGAGGCCGGGGCcggcagaggaggaggagctggaggagggcGAGGGCGAGAGGGTGGGGGTCCCGGGCGGGTCGCCACGGGGCCGAGACCACCGCCGCCACTACCAGGAGCGTTGGCGGCTGGAGTACCTCATGGAGCTGGACGGCGGCCGGCGCGGCCTGGTGTGCATGGTGTGCGGGGGCGCGCTGGCCTCGCTCAAGATGAGCACCATCAAGCGGCACATCCGCCGGCGCCACCCGGGCTCCACCCGCCTCAGCGGGCCGGTCAAGGCCCGCATCGCCCAGGAGTGGAGCGAGAAGGCCGCCCACCtgctggccctggggctgccctgccccGCTTCCCCCCGGGGCCCTGCCGCCCCCGGCACAGCTGCGGCCTccgaggaggggggaggggacgagGAGGAGCCAGAGGAGGAGTGGTGGG GCGACGTCCCGCTCTCCCCTGGGGCTCCGTTGGAGCCGGCCGCCGAGGAAGAGGAGGACGACGACGACAGTCAGGAGGCCGGGGGACTCGTGttgccgctgccgccgccgccgcctcccccgccgccgccgccccgcagCCGGGAGCAGCGACGGAACTACCAGCCGCGCTGGCGGGGCGAGTACCTGATGGACTACGACGGCAGCCGGCGCGGCCTGGTGTGCATGGTGTGCGGGGGCGCGCTGGCCACGCTCAAGGTGAGCACCATCAAGCGGCACATCCTGCAGGTGCACCCCTTCTCCATGGACTTCACGCCCGAGGAGCGCCAGACCATCCTGGAGGCCTACGAGGAGGCGGCGCTGCGCTGCTACGGCCACGAGGGCTTCgggccgcccgccccggccccgcgcgaCGGCGGCGCGGACTTAAAGCCGGGCGCCGTGTGCCGGGCGTAG